A stretch of Fusarium fujikuroi IMI 58289 draft genome, chromosome FFUJ_chr10 DNA encodes these proteins:
- a CDS encoding related to 2`-hydroxyisoflavone reductase, producing the protein MAIQKVAVVGGSGLIGSKIVDSLLKAGFEVTAITRNESSAIFPDKVIVKRVDITSVDSVKEALAGQDAVVSATATAAAGSQKVIIDAAIAAKVPRFIPSEFGIPSRQNRDTKIGKILGAKIQNTDYLIELAEKHHWFSWTGLSNGLFLDSGLKSDRGFINIRDRKIRITDSGNEPYSTTSLAFVGEAVVAILKKPEETKNKYLNIAGVTTTQNEVLKIVEKLTGDKFEVSHVTGAEQEKIGDEKIAKGDFSAFGNYLEKFLFADGAGHALKGDENAIGLLGLKEENLEEVIKSVVAEIK; encoded by the exons atggccattCAGAAAGTCGCAGTCGTTGGA GGCTCCGGTCTCATTGGATCAAAAATCGTAGACAGCCTCCTCAAAGCTGGCTTTGAAGTCACAGCTATCACCAGAAATGAGTCCTCTGCAATCTTTCCCGATAAAGTGATCGTGAAGCGTGTCGATATCACTTCAGTCGACTCCGTCAAGGAAGCCCTGGCCGGCCAGGATGCCGTAGTATCAGCCACCGCAACAGCTGCTGCTGGAAGCCAGAAGGTCATCATCGACGCAGCTATCGCAGCAAAGGTCCCAAGATTCATTCCCTCCGAGTTTGGCATTCCGTCTCGTCAGAACCGAGATACCAAGATTGGAAAGATTCTCGGTGCGAAAATTCAAAACACTGACTACTTGATTGAGCTTGCCGAGAAGCATCATTGGTTCTCTTGGACTGGCCTTTCTAACGGATTGTTCCTTGATTCG GGCCTCAAAAGTGATAGGGgattcatcaacatcagggATCGCAAGATTCGCATCACCGACTCAGGCAATGAGCCCTATTCCACAACATCACTCGCCTTCGTCGGCGAAGCTGTCGTTGCTATCCTGAAAAAGCcagaagagaccaagaacaagtACCTCAACATCGCTGGTGTTACGACAACTCAGAATGAAGTCCTGAAGATCGTCGAGAAGCTCACTGGTGACAAGTTTGAGGTTTCTCATGTCACTGGCgctgagcaggagaagattgGAGACGAGAAGATTGCCAAAGGAGACTTTAGTGCCTTTGGCAATTATCTCGAGAAGTTCTTGTTTGCCGATGGTGCTGGCCACGCGCTGAAGGGTGATGAGAATGCGATTGGGTTACTTGGGCTGAAGGAGGAGAATCTCGAGGAGGTCATCAAGAGTGTCGTAGCTGAGATCAAGTAG